Proteins from a single region of Candidatus Rubrimentiphilum sp.:
- a CDS encoding metal ABC transporter permease — protein sequence MIDHLIAPFHYAFMQRAFLTAILVGVLCSTMGTYVILRKLAFIGDGIAHASFAGIVIAYLKGTNFYLGAGVVAVITALGIGFVHRRGRISLDTTIGVLFTGAFALGIFLMSRQRSYSVDLQSFLFGDILSVGSQDVLMIVALALLVVVVTALLYRALLYTSFDPVVAQASGMNAGAIEYILLVLIALTIIISLQAVGIILVAALLVTPAAAAYQLTNRFAPMMALSACFGAFCAVGGLYLSYYLASASGATIVLLATLLFFAALGGKQLRLAIARRT from the coding sequence GTGATCGATCATTTAATCGCGCCGTTCCACTACGCGTTCATGCAACGCGCATTTCTCACGGCGATTTTGGTTGGGGTGCTCTGCTCAACGATGGGCACGTACGTCATTCTGCGGAAGCTGGCGTTCATCGGTGACGGCATCGCGCACGCCTCGTTCGCCGGTATCGTGATTGCGTATCTAAAAGGTACGAATTTTTACCTCGGCGCCGGCGTCGTTGCGGTCATAACGGCCTTGGGCATCGGCTTTGTTCATCGTCGAGGGCGCATTTCACTCGACACCACGATCGGCGTGCTCTTCACCGGCGCGTTTGCACTCGGCATTTTTTTGATGAGCCGCCAGCGGTCGTACTCGGTTGACCTGCAGAGCTTTCTCTTTGGCGACATTCTTTCGGTCGGTTCGCAGGACGTGCTGATGATCGTCGCTCTCGCGCTTTTGGTTGTAGTCGTGACCGCGTTGCTGTACCGGGCCTTGCTCTACACCTCGTTCGATCCGGTTGTCGCGCAGGCCAGCGGCATGAATGCAGGGGCCATCGAGTATATTTTGCTCGTGCTCATCGCGCTGACGATCATCATCTCGCTGCAGGCCGTTGGCATTATACTGGTCGCGGCGTTGCTGGTGACGCCGGCGGCGGCGGCCTACCAATTAACGAACCGCTTTGCGCCGATGATGGCGCTTTCGGCGTGCTTCGGCGCGTTCTGCGCCGTCGGCGGACTCTATCTTTCGTATTACTTAGCCAGCGCGAGCGGCGCCACGATCGTTCTACTCGCGACGCTGCTGTTTTTCGCGGCGCTCGGCGGCAAACAGTTGCGCTTGGCTATTGCACGGCGAACGTAA
- the purK gene encoding 5-(carboxyamino)imidazole ribonucleotide synthase, which translates to MIRTLGVIGGGQLGRMFALDAKRMGYDVITLDPQPRSPCGQVADEQIVASYDDLQAIERLGERSDVVTYEFENIAIDSVRRLEALGVPVAPSSSVLQITQNRIAEKTFARECGAAVAEFAAINSDDDIRSASDRIGFPAVIKTVSGGYDGKGQWRASNVGDALTARKEADGAELIFERLVPFDREISVICTRSASGDAVTYPPGENEHDAGILSVSIVPARIDDSLAKRAQELAKKLAHAMEIVGTFCVEFFVAGNELLVNEIAPRPHNSGHYTIDATPCSQYEQHVRAICGLPLSPPSLLRSAIMVNILGTGTGNQLEGTAELLKDPSIVLHVYGKKHAVNRRKMGHFTMLVDGPITEREIARAKEARKLLRWVDSADEIAQVIV; encoded by the coding sequence GTGATTCGCACGCTTGGCGTGATCGGCGGCGGCCAGCTCGGCCGCATGTTTGCGCTGGACGCGAAGCGCATGGGCTACGACGTGATCACGCTCGATCCGCAGCCGCGGTCGCCGTGCGGGCAAGTGGCCGACGAACAGATCGTGGCGTCATACGACGATTTGCAAGCCATCGAGCGGCTGGGCGAACGCAGCGACGTCGTAACGTATGAGTTTGAAAACATCGCGATCGATTCGGTGCGGCGACTGGAGGCGCTCGGCGTGCCGGTGGCTCCGAGCAGCTCTGTCTTGCAGATCACGCAGAATCGCATCGCCGAGAAAACATTTGCCCGCGAATGCGGCGCGGCTGTCGCGGAGTTTGCAGCGATTAATTCGGACGATGACATTCGCTCCGCAAGCGATCGCATCGGCTTTCCGGCGGTCATAAAAACCGTCAGCGGCGGATACGACGGCAAAGGTCAGTGGCGCGCCAGCAATGTAGGCGATGCGCTAACGGCGCGAAAGGAGGCGGACGGCGCGGAGCTGATCTTCGAGCGCCTCGTTCCATTCGATCGCGAGATCAGCGTGATTTGCACGCGAAGCGCTAGCGGCGACGCCGTGACGTATCCGCCGGGAGAGAACGAGCATGACGCCGGCATTTTGAGCGTTTCCATCGTACCGGCGCGCATTGACGACTCGTTGGCGAAGCGGGCACAAGAGTTGGCGAAAAAACTCGCACACGCCATGGAGATCGTCGGGACGTTCTGCGTCGAGTTCTTCGTCGCCGGTAATGAGCTGCTGGTGAACGAAATCGCGCCGCGCCCGCACAACAGCGGCCACTACACGATCGACGCGACGCCCTGCTCGCAGTACGAGCAGCACGTGCGTGCAATTTGCGGCCTGCCGCTCTCGCCGCCGTCGCTTTTGCGCAGCGCGATTATGGTGAACATCCTAGGCACCGGTACCGGTAATCAGCTCGAAGGCACCGCCGAGCTTCTGAAAGATCCCTCAATCGTGTTGCACGTCTATGGCAAGAAACACGCAGTGAACCGCCGCAAAATGGGCCACTTTACCATGCTCGTCGACGGACCGATTACGGAGCGCGAGATCGCGCGCGCGAAGGAAGCCCGCAAATTACTGCGATGGGTTGACTCAGCCGACGAAATAGCCCAGGTTATCGTCTAG
- a CDS encoding amidohydrolase family protein has translation MIIRAGILYDGSLEAPRKNVDLVIEGGVVRELRDASGDCDLLGACVTPGLVNAHAHLEMSGEADPMTAIQAMPPLLRMLRAIENAEKSLRAGVTTIREPGGSEAISILIRDAVNEGRIQGPRIAAAGFVLCMTGGHGWFIGREVDGPWDARKAVREQRKAGADCIKLIATGGVLTKGAVPGLAQLHEEEMHAACDEAHRHNMRVAAHAIGTEGIKNALRAGVDSIEHGHMLDDEALKLFKKTGAYLVPTLTAPTCILEHAEEGGQPEYVVRKAREVSEHMLRNIRRAFEAGVKIAGGSDAGTPFNYHENYAEEVILMQRLLGMTAQQALHAATATAAELIGLHRGLLEPGEPADLLVLDRDAGNDLTALRAPTAVFKAGVRAGA, from the coding sequence ATGATTATTCGCGCCGGAATTCTTTACGACGGGTCGCTGGAGGCGCCGCGCAAGAACGTCGACCTTGTAATTGAGGGCGGCGTCGTGCGCGAGCTGCGCGATGCGAGCGGCGATTGCGATCTGCTAGGCGCGTGCGTCACGCCGGGGCTCGTGAACGCGCACGCACACCTGGAGATGAGCGGCGAGGCGGATCCGATGACGGCAATCCAGGCCATGCCGCCGCTGCTGCGCATGCTGCGCGCGATCGAAAATGCTGAGAAATCGCTGCGCGCCGGCGTCACGACCATTCGCGAGCCCGGCGGCTCGGAAGCGATCTCGATTCTTATACGCGACGCCGTCAACGAAGGCCGAATTCAGGGCCCGCGCATCGCCGCGGCCGGTTTTGTGTTATGCATGACCGGCGGCCACGGCTGGTTCATCGGGCGCGAAGTTGACGGGCCGTGGGACGCGCGCAAAGCTGTACGCGAGCAGCGCAAAGCCGGCGCCGACTGCATTAAACTCATCGCCACCGGCGGTGTGCTTACGAAAGGCGCAGTTCCCGGCCTAGCGCAGCTGCACGAGGAAGAGATGCACGCGGCCTGCGATGAAGCGCACCGCCACAACATGCGCGTCGCCGCGCACGCGATCGGGACTGAGGGCATCAAGAACGCGCTGCGCGCGGGTGTTGATTCGATCGAGCATGGTCACATGCTCGACGATGAAGCCCTCAAACTCTTCAAAAAAACGGGCGCGTATCTCGTGCCGACGCTGACAGCGCCGACCTGCATTCTGGAACACGCCGAAGAGGGCGGCCAGCCCGAGTACGTTGTGCGCAAAGCGCGCGAAGTTAGCGAGCACATGCTGCGCAATATTCGGCGCGCCTTCGAAGCCGGCGTAAAGATCGCCGGCGGCTCCGATGCCGGCACGCCGTTCAACTATCACGAGAATTACGCCGAAGAAGTGATTCTGATGCAGCGGCTGCTCGGCATGACCGCCCAGCAAGCACTGCACGCAGCGACTGCGACGGCGGCGGAACTCATCGGGCTGCATCGAGGACTGCTCGAGCCCGGCGAGCCCGCGGATTTGCTTGTGCTCGATCGCGACGCGGGCAACGACCTCACGGCTCTGCGCGCGCCCACCGCCGTTTTTAAAGCCGGCGTTCGCGCCGGCGCATGA
- a CDS encoding metal ABC transporter ATP-binding protein translates to MNEAIVVNDLVVRYDNFTALDRATVTARCGEALGIVGPNGSGKSTLLKTMAGLLKPASGSVCVLGKEPRELLPGTIAYVPQVEAVDWSFPATVWDVVAMGRFPRLGLFRRFGAHDRKAVRHALGLLRMEELSRRHISALSGGQQQRVFVARAIAQEPKVLLLDEPTTGVDDETEESLRKVVRELVAGGMPVLMSTHDLERAADWFDRIMVIDRRVLAIGTPDEVLKSGAYAGIREHTHTHGHLRTDHESHAGHAAHPETAR, encoded by the coding sequence ATGAACGAAGCGATCGTCGTCAACGATCTGGTCGTTCGCTATGACAACTTCACGGCGCTCGACCGCGCCACGGTGACGGCGCGCTGCGGTGAAGCCTTGGGAATCGTCGGGCCGAACGGCTCGGGAAAATCCACGCTGCTCAAGACGATGGCGGGGCTATTGAAGCCAGCCAGCGGCAGCGTCTGCGTTCTCGGAAAAGAGCCGCGCGAGTTGCTGCCCGGCACGATTGCCTACGTGCCGCAGGTCGAAGCGGTGGACTGGAGTTTTCCGGCGACGGTGTGGGACGTTGTCGCGATGGGGCGCTTTCCGCGTTTGGGGTTGTTCCGGCGGTTTGGCGCGCATGATCGCAAGGCGGTTCGTCATGCGCTCGGGCTGTTGCGCATGGAAGAACTCTCCCGCCGCCACATCTCGGCGCTCTCCGGCGGTCAGCAGCAGCGCGTTTTCGTCGCGCGCGCGATCGCGCAAGAGCCCAAAGTGCTGCTGCTCGACGAACCGACGACCGGCGTCGATGACGAAACCGAAGAGTCGCTGCGCAAGGTCGTGCGCGAACTGGTTGCGGGCGGTATGCCGGTGCTGATGTCAACGCACGACCTCGAACGCGCCGCCGACTGGTTCGACCGGATCATGGTGATCGATCGACGCGTGCTGGCGATCGGAACGCCCGATGAAGTGCTGAAGAGCGGCGCGTATGCCGGTATCCGCGAGCACACGCACACGCACGGCCATCTCCGCACCGACCACGAATCACACGCGGGGCATGCGGCGCACCCGGAGACCGCCCGGTGA
- the purE gene encoding 5-(carboxyamino)imidazole ribonucleotide mutase — MAETALVGIIMGSSSDMETMADARDTLQELEIPFEMKVVSAHRTPDEMYEYAQTAAQRGLKVIIAGAGGAAHLPGMTAAKTLLPVIGVPVKSKALGGMDSLLSIAQMPTGVPVAAMAIGNATNAALLAARILALSDPKLAARLATFVQRMHDSVASTEL, encoded by the coding sequence ATGGCAGAAACGGCCTTGGTCGGCATCATCATGGGAAGCAGCTCGGACATGGAAACGATGGCCGACGCGCGCGATACCCTGCAAGAGCTCGAAATTCCATTCGAGATGAAGGTCGTTTCCGCGCACCGGACGCCCGACGAGATGTATGAATATGCGCAGACCGCCGCGCAGCGCGGCCTAAAAGTGATCATCGCCGGCGCCGGCGGCGCGGCGCACTTGCCGGGAATGACTGCAGCCAAGACGTTGCTGCCGGTGATCGGCGTGCCCGTCAAGTCGAAGGCGCTGGGCGGAATGGATTCGCTCCTGTCGATCGCGCAGATGCCCACCGGCGTGCCGGTTGCGGCGATGGCTATCGGCAACGCGACCAACGCTGCGCTGCTCGCGGCGCGCATTCTGGCGCTGAGCGATCCGAAGCTCGCGGCGCGCTTAGCTACATTCGTGCAACGCATGCACGATTCGGTCGCTTCGACCGAATTGTGA
- a CDS encoding glycosyltransferase family 4 protein: MNLKGLRVAVLASITWPSPPPGYGPWEQVAFNIADGMRRRGLDVTLFATGNSKFEGKLESVVPIGLGEDPNLNGEVFSALHTANLFERAGDFDLIHNNFDWKPMTYALSSKGPPLLTTIHGFSSPQILGAYYACAWRSFFCSISDADRDPGLGYLATTYNGIDPSEFTFKDRPGEYLVFLGRFHPEKGAHLAIEIAKKSGKQLKMAAIPQDEEYFRTQIEPHIDGEQIQFLGEVRREARDELLGNALAVVHMNTRPERFGLTLLEAMACGTPILGANSGSIPEIVVDRVTGFLCDGVDDAVAAVPKLEPLDRHACRKRVEDRFTVEHMIDRYLKAYEAAVEQELPPAPTAEQLRWRKHDWWDRPMAFTDVPPKPASNLG; encoded by the coding sequence ATGAACCTTAAAGGACTGCGCGTAGCCGTACTCGCGTCCATTACGTGGCCGTCCCCGCCGCCGGGATACGGGCCGTGGGAGCAGGTTGCGTTCAATATCGCCGACGGCATGCGCCGCCGCGGTCTCGACGTGACGCTGTTCGCGACGGGCAACTCCAAGTTCGAAGGTAAGCTCGAATCGGTAGTGCCGATCGGACTCGGCGAAGATCCGAATCTGAACGGCGAGGTTTTCTCCGCTCTGCATACCGCCAATCTCTTCGAACGCGCCGGCGACTTCGATCTGATCCACAACAATTTCGACTGGAAGCCGATGACTTACGCGCTCAGCAGCAAAGGCCCACCGCTGCTGACGACGATTCACGGCTTCTCGAGCCCGCAGATTCTGGGCGCATACTACGCGTGCGCTTGGCGCAGTTTCTTCTGTTCCATTAGTGACGCCGATCGCGATCCCGGCTTAGGTTATCTCGCCACCACATACAACGGCATCGATCCGAGCGAGTTCACTTTTAAAGACCGCCCGGGCGAGTATCTCGTTTTTCTTGGGCGCTTTCATCCGGAAAAAGGCGCGCACTTGGCGATCGAGATCGCCAAGAAAAGCGGCAAGCAGCTTAAGATGGCCGCGATACCTCAGGACGAAGAGTATTTCCGCACGCAGATCGAGCCGCACATCGATGGTGAGCAGATCCAATTCCTGGGCGAAGTGCGGCGCGAGGCGCGCGACGAACTGCTAGGAAACGCTCTCGCTGTCGTGCATATGAATACGCGCCCGGAGCGGTTCGGGTTGACCTTGCTCGAAGCGATGGCGTGCGGCACGCCAATTCTCGGCGCAAACAGCGGTTCGATTCCCGAGATTGTCGTGGACCGCGTGACCGGTTTTCTGTGCGACGGAGTCGACGACGCCGTTGCGGCGGTTCCCAAACTCGAACCGCTCGATCGACACGCGTGCCGGAAGCGGGTTGAAGACCGATTTACGGTCGAGCACATGATCGATCGATATCTAAAGGCTTACGAGGCCGCGGTCGAACAGGAACTACCGCCGGCTCCAACCGCGGAACAGCTACGCTGGCGCAAACACGACTGGTGGGACCGGCCGATGGCGTTCACCGATGTTCCGCCAAAACCGGCAAGCAATCTAGGGTGA
- a CDS encoding PQQ-binding-like beta-propeller repeat protein, producing MFVNARAVLLSLAGLLAGCSASLAASSPSGSWPMYQKVPSHNAVLPPIRGLSAWKFEAGAKINGGLAVAGNTLFLDTFGNELIALDVRSGRVLWRARADNILMSTPVVADGLVYVGSGDNTRLQGQTGASTFNPPPRGLHLSPVWGKPAGDSLLAYDVSTGEKRWQYKTVGEDMPSAAYVNDVLVFANGDLHSYGINAASGAVKWLHALPGLATMASATAAGDRVFLSDCVEEPYHCETIAVDAATGSVAWRAPFGNSDSSPTYGDGQVFVSGIEDASTGALREGRAVVAAIDARTGRKAWVYMTKQAGPYTQVGSAERAIAGTYAGGVYYQAIPTHDELVAFDGKTGRLLWTMTSIAPIKMSPVVSDGRVYVGDTAGLFYEIDARSGRIRTSRLFKQPFTTSPPIVIGNFVLVAGDSTVYALPIRR from the coding sequence ATGTTCGTCAACGCGCGAGCTGTTTTGCTGAGCCTTGCCGGTTTATTGGCTGGCTGCAGCGCGAGCCTAGCGGCGTCCTCGCCGTCCGGTTCTTGGCCGATGTACCAAAAGGTTCCCAGCCACAACGCCGTTTTGCCGCCCATTCGCGGGCTTTCGGCTTGGAAGTTTGAGGCGGGCGCAAAAATAAACGGCGGGCTCGCCGTCGCCGGAAATACACTTTTCCTCGACACATTCGGAAACGAGCTCATTGCTTTAGACGTGCGCAGCGGCCGCGTCCTATGGCGTGCGCGCGCAGACAATATTCTGATGTCGACGCCGGTTGTCGCAGACGGCTTGGTATACGTGGGCTCGGGCGACAATACGAGACTGCAGGGGCAAACCGGCGCGTCAACCTTCAATCCGCCGCCGCGCGGCTTGCATCTGTCGCCCGTTTGGGGCAAGCCCGCAGGCGATTCATTATTGGCGTATGACGTCAGCACCGGTGAAAAGCGCTGGCAGTACAAGACGGTGGGCGAAGACATGCCGTCTGCGGCGTACGTGAATGATGTGCTGGTCTTCGCAAACGGCGATCTGCATTCGTACGGTATTAACGCGGCGTCAGGCGCCGTCAAATGGCTGCACGCTCTGCCGGGGCTTGCAACAATGGCGTCCGCCACAGCAGCCGGCGATCGGGTGTTCTTGTCTGATTGCGTTGAAGAACCATACCACTGTGAAACCATCGCGGTCGATGCAGCTACGGGGTCGGTAGCGTGGCGGGCGCCGTTCGGTAATTCCGATTCGTCGCCCACTTACGGTGACGGGCAAGTCTTTGTCAGTGGCATCGAGGACGCTTCAACCGGAGCATTGAGAGAAGGGCGCGCCGTTGTCGCGGCAATTGACGCAAGAACCGGACGCAAAGCTTGGGTGTATATGACGAAGCAGGCCGGCCCGTATACCCAAGTTGGATCGGCCGAACGCGCGATTGCCGGGACCTATGCGGGCGGTGTGTATTACCAAGCGATCCCGACGCACGACGAGCTCGTGGCGTTCGATGGTAAGACCGGGCGGCTGCTTTGGACGATGACCAGCATCGCGCCGATTAAAATGAGCCCGGTAGTCAGCGACGGTCGTGTGTACGTCGGCGATACGGCAGGCTTATTCTACGAGATTGATGCACGCAGCGGGCGAATTCGCACAAGTCGGCTCTTCAAACAACCATTCACGACGTCGCCTCCGATTGTCATCGGTAACTTCGTGCTCGTTGCGGGAGACTCGACGGTCTATGCGCTCCCCATACGACGATAG
- a CDS encoding beta-galactosidase — protein MAQFLLGINYWPRPSAMYMWQRFDLGEIREDFARIRGLGLPVVRFFIRWDEFQPAPDRVDGAMLKRLDAVMNALADANLSAMPSLFTGHMSGVNWLPAWALDRSRPAGRFRTVSDGRELPWGAGDIYSGPIFEASRLLARTIGARYRNHPALLMWDLGNEFSNLRIPSSPKVADEWCRRLTSDLIETSDAGVTAGNHSEDLSQDRNFRFASFCEPLVCAVMHGYSVYADFARSRTDPNVVPFLCQLMQSLSGKAVLFNEFGNPACQRGAENTTGYACLNEDEMATYAYAVLDRLHQRGALGAFWWCWADYVEEMRMLPPCDYAPHELSFGIIRNDGSEKPVARVLKTFASENRHAIAPPPPIVDRESWFAGLPGGVKTAYDAYLATHG, from the coding sequence GTGGCGCAGTTTCTGTTAGGCATCAACTATTGGCCGCGGCCGAGCGCGATGTACATGTGGCAGCGCTTCGATCTCGGTGAGATTCGCGAAGACTTCGCGCGCATTCGCGGCCTGGGGCTGCCAGTCGTACGCTTCTTCATCAGATGGGACGAATTCCAACCCGCGCCGGATCGCGTGGACGGTGCGATGCTCAAACGATTAGACGCGGTAATGAACGCGCTCGCAGACGCGAATCTGTCGGCGATGCCGAGCTTATTCACCGGACACATGAGCGGCGTCAACTGGCTGCCCGCGTGGGCGCTGGACCGCTCGCGACCCGCCGGCCGCTTCCGCACCGTAAGCGACGGGCGCGAGCTTCCGTGGGGCGCGGGCGATATCTATTCCGGTCCGATCTTCGAAGCATCGCGCCTGCTGGCGCGAACAATCGGCGCCCGCTACCGCAATCATCCCGCACTTTTGATGTGGGATCTCGGCAACGAGTTCAGCAATCTGCGCATTCCGTCATCGCCGAAAGTTGCAGACGAATGGTGCAGGCGTTTGACGAGCGATTTGATTGAAACGTCGGACGCCGGCGTTACTGCGGGCAATCACTCCGAGGATCTCTCGCAGGATCGCAATTTTCGCTTCGCATCGTTTTGCGAACCGCTGGTCTGCGCGGTGATGCACGGCTACTCCGTCTATGCTGACTTCGCGCGCAGCCGCACCGATCCGAACGTCGTGCCGTTTTTGTGTCAGCTCATGCAATCGCTTTCCGGCAAGGCCGTGCTCTTCAACGAGTTCGGCAATCCCGCGTGTCAGCGCGGCGCCGAAAACACCACCGGCTACGCCTGTTTGAATGAAGACGAAATGGCGACGTACGCGTACGCTGTGCTCGACCGGCTGCATCAGCGCGGTGCGCTCGGCGCGTTTTGGTGGTGCTGGGCGGACTACGTCGAGGAGATGCGCATGCTTCCGCCGTGTGACTACGCGCCGCACGAGCTGAGCTTCGGTATCATTCGCAATGACGGCAGCGAGAAGCCGGTCGCGCGCGTGCTCAAAACGTTCGCGAGCGAGAACCGGCACGCGATTGCGCCTCCGCCGCCCATCGTGGATCGCGAATCGTGGTTTGCCGGCCTGCCGGGCGGGGTGAAGACCGCCTACGACGCGTACCTTGCGACCCATGGCTGA